In the genome of Rhopalosiphum padi isolate XX-2018 chromosome 1, ASM2088224v1, whole genome shotgun sequence, the window aaaatatctggtaaataatatttattaaagtatattagtaATATCGAGGTTTAATTCGATTAACCGCACATCAATTATCTGGTCCGTCAATTATCCACCtcaaaaatttttgtttaatttaattcagttttatcattttttatgttcatattatcgcgtatatattatgaaatgcaagattattttattatctttaatggcttttatatcatattataggtacgttataCACAGAGTAAATtagtttactttaattttaatgctTAGGTAGTTAATtatctgtataaataaattatcggtACCCCTCCCCCTCGGTCATAATTAATGCAGAATATCGACGCTATGTATGATATTTACCAGAAAGATATATAGGGAAACAAATTTCATGCCGGTTTCGCACCAAAATGGTGGTGTCATGTCTTAAACTCGCGACACCCACAGCACACCCACACCCCAACACCACCACAAACAGATAACGGcaggtaacaataattattggttatttttttttttatcattgccCGCACACAGCCAACAACAGCAACATAGTGGAAAAACGATCAACGGCCACCACTCCCCTACAGCAAGCCACGGAACTGCTGGAACGTAGCCAGCAGTTACTAAAGGCCGCGTACGCGGAGGCAGCCGTCCACGCAACAACGGAGACAGCCGCCCATGCGACTTCCGAAGCAGCCGCCCACGCGACTACGGAGGCAGCCGCCCACGCAACAACGGAGACAGCCGCCCATGCGACTACGGAGGCAGCCGCCCACGCGACTACGGAGGCAGCCGCCCACGCGACTACAGAGGCAGCCGCCCACGCGACTTCGGAGGCAGCCGCCCAGTCGACTACGGAGGCAGCCGCCCACGCGACTACGGAGGCAGCCGCCCACGCGACTACGGAGGCACGGGTGCGCCGGATGTCCATGCAAGAGCTATTGCGGGACCCGGCACTGTGGGTAGCCTACACCCGCGGGTGGGACGATTGCGCGGGCAAGGCGACCAACGTGAATCCCAAACCCGCGGTAACCGACAGGTCCCAGAGCCCAAGACGGCCGGTACAGCCAGCTGGCACATCGCGACCGCCCCCGATACCGCAGTCTGCACGGTTGCCCCGACCACCCCCCCAACCACTAATGGCAGTACTGGTCCCACGACCAAAATTTTTCAAACCGCCAACACCGCCCGCGACGAGGAAAGTGAACCAAAAAAGTGCACAAAGGCCACCGACAACAGCGCCATCACAAAACTCGTGGCAACGCCGGAACCAGTCTCGGATTGCCGAATACCCGGGACAGAAAAAGGCCGGCAAACCCACCACCTCCCAACAGTACCGCCTAGAAAAACCGGCACCCTCAACCACCCAACCGGCACCAGGCCCAAAGTCGCTGGTGGCAACGACCACGCCTGTCCCCGAGGCCAAGACACCGGAGGTAGCAATGCCTACCGGACAAACCGAGGCCACCGCCATTTCAATTCCGGTCGATACGAAGGTATCACCGGTTGAGAAGAAGGAGTTGCTGTGTGACATGATGGATGTTGGTCCCCCAGACGACGTGGACACGGTGTTCCAAATCACCAGCCCCGACTCCACGACGCCACCCCGACATGGGTATACTATGCATACATGGTATACATGTCTATAGACAGTCCGGAGCGCGACCGCTACACAAACTGTCTACGCCAGCCAGTGATCCACCCACACACCCACCGGAAGCGGCCGGACAACCGCCGTTACTATTCTGTGATTGATACGATGATAGCATACAACACGTGTGTCAgttcgattatattattgtctagcCGTTGCACcacataataacaaaattgttgCACCTAGTTTTGTTTAACctgttatattgtaaaatacactGTTTCATACTTCATATCTAATATGGTTTAATTTATTCTACTTAAGATAATCCTGACATTGCAATTATTACTCTGTGTATAATTGAGCCTTTACTTGTGTATGAAAGTGGGTTCAGTGTCGTGCTAACCAACCGTTCGTTAACACcatcatgtttatattttgtcacgGGTACTCGTTTTAccttgttttatgttttaaagattttttcgCCTTCACCTACTTCGTCCGATTTTAAAGTCAAAACTACCACTGCACACCaaacttataatgtataaatctcTCTTGCGTCGAATATGGGCATATGTAATCCAAATTTGTGGCTGTTCAAAGACGTCCCAAATTCGCACGATACAAGCATTCCAGTCCATTATCCTCCGTATGATAACGTCTGCTCCTTGGTTTGTTTTCAACTCTTCACTACACTCTGACCTAAAAATTGAGTCAGTTGACCAATTAGCCACCAAACATTACAGATCCTTCTACTTCAAACTACCTTCCCATACTAACTCTTTAGTATCACAAATCTCATCTATTCAACCCATAAATCCCATCCATAGGCtcaaaagaaaatattgcaGAGATTTgctaatctaaaataaattcacgTTGGGTTCCATCACTGGTTGGCCAACCTCTTCAAATTATTCaagttaaatatgtacataaattatctaatttacttattgtgaTGTTAaacacagattgtaaatattctattttcaataaaaaaaaaaaaagattttttggattgccaaattttttataggcatttcaaaaaaaaaaaccagaaaaatcgagattttcaattgtctataaatagttttaaaaaagttaatttattatgaaaatttaatcataaatagataacgctaatataaatattcggtaaaaatttcaagaatttacaattattcgtttttgagttacagcaaattATACGTAAGTACCTATACGTCATATTTTTTACGCTTATACGGGctataaagtatacaatatactataataacaggTATACCTGTTAGGTACTtaggtatattgtgtatatacctatatgttgtattaaaacattttttataaagtgcTGATTACTTGCATAAATGCTTCATTCAGTAGCAGGGCTTCAGCCTCTCCCCCAAATCTAAAACGCTATTTGCGCCTATGaaatgacaatatattttaatgtttttaaaaaaatgttaaatcatatttttaattttcaatacaatatattgacattttatattgtacctataatacctatacaaaaatgaattaatacatatattttatatatttttttatgtataggaTTAGATTGTGacgtgtatattattgaattattactattattaatatattataatcttatatttgtattaatttatgattttttttacctatgtgGTAGTGGTATAGACATAATCATATATAGAAACATGCGTGGTAGACCACATATGACGTATGTAGGAACAGGCGGTAGACCGCATACGACAagaatacctaattatttaatatttaggtcatacattttatattgaattttttattgggTGATACCTACCTTATATTTAGTCTTAATTTTTACTATGAGAcgtattaatatgaaatttcatatgaaaaacgttatgatatttttatagatagtatatatatattttgtagataatatatcattaccGAAAAATCCAAACGAAGGGATATGACACCCTGATCCCCCCCGTAAGCACGCCACTGATTGCACCtgggtaatattaaaaataaataaataatggattAATTTTGAGCTATCAATGAACGTGGATCATACTTTCATACACAAGTAAAGGCTCAATTATACTCAgaataataattgcaatgtcAGGATTATCTAAAGTAGAATAAATTAAACCATATTAGATATGAAGTATGAAACagtgtattttacaatataacagGTTAAACAAAACTAGGTGcaacaattttgttattatgtgGTGCAACGgctagacaataatataatcgaacTGACAAACGTGTTGTATGTTATCATCGTATCAATCACAGAATAGTAACGGCGGTTGTCCGGGGGACAGGCGTGGTCGTTGCCACCAGCGACTTTGGGCCTGGTGCCGGTTGGGTGGTTGAGGGTGCCGGTTTTTCTAGGCGGTACTGTTGGGAGGTGGTGGGTTTTCCGGCCTTTTTCTGTCCCGGGTATTCGGCAATCCGAGACTGGTTCCGGCGTTGCCACGAGTCTTGTGATGGCGCTGTTGTCGGTGGCCTTTGGGCACTTTTTTGATTGACTTTCCTCGTCGCGGGCGGTGTTGGCGGTTTGAAAAATTTTGGTCGTGGGACCAGTACTGCCATTAGCGGTTGGGGGGGGTGGTCGGGGCAACCGTGCAGACTGCGGTATCGGTGGCGGTCGCGATGTGCCAGCTGGCTGTACCGGCCGTCTTGGGCTCTGGGACCTGTCGGTTACCGCGGGTTTGGGATTCACGTTGGTCGCCTTGCCCGCGCAATCGTCCCACCCGCGGGTGTAGGCTACCCACAGTGCCGGGTCCCGCAATAGCTCTTGCATGCACATCCGGCGCACCCGTGCCTCCGTAGCCGCGTGGGTAGCTGCCTCCGAAGTCGACTGGGCGGCTGCCTCCAAAGTCGCGTGGGCGGCTGCCTCCGAAGTCGACAGGGCGGCTGCCTCCGAAGTCGCGTGGGCGGCTGCCTCCGAAGTCGCGTGGCCGGCTGTCTCAGTAGTCGCGTGCGCGGCTGCCTCCGATGTCGCGTGGGCGGCTGTCTCCGTTGATAATTGACGGACCGGATAATCGATTCGATCctctactttaattttattagtaccaTTATCATTGGAATTTATGACTTAATTGAAAACTCTGATAGTTAAAAATACCGACTGACCCAAAAGTTCTTTATCACCATAAGTGTACATGTGAAACTatgatattagtttatttaaatatggtttTTCATCGGAAATCTacaggatgattcttttatcataacactcattatttcaaaaagtattcgtgttttcgaaaacatttttttccatactttcgagttgttaaaaacaaacgattttattaaaaaaattttctgagtattttggtacataaaaatcgaatttagggcgaatagtttatgagttattgcaacaataacatattgttttaaataaaataaataaatactaattttatgtcAAGGGTAGAAACTTACAGAGGTTAAAAcgatttttgcatatttttataaaccattacctacatttttttttgtaaaatattcgaattaaaccccgatattactaatattatactttaataaatattatttaccagatattttttcattatctttTCTTTCTGGTTCTTTCATCTTGCGAtcggaaaacaatttattttttgcagCTATTACATATGGCCACGCCAGATAACTTAATGTTAGCATGATTTACGATTTCAGAAAATATAaggaaatatttatcaataataattatgctaccaataataattattaactaaacttTTGTCAACTGTTGACCTGGCTATTTATAGGTAAcgggtacattttattttggccAGTATAAGTGATAATAGCcagaaattattactaaaattaaaaaaaaatataaaaaactattatagtttttattaattattataaccattaaaaaataaataatggatgGGACGGACGAAGAATGTCTACTtcttattgaaatgtttaaagcCAGACCAATTCTATGGGATCCGACCAATAATCAATACAAGACATATAATACGTCGCCTTGAAGTAAGcacaattaatgaattattaatttgttttaggtTTTCCCGTAACGGTGTAAcactttctttttaaataacttaattattattgaccacctccataattaatttataaattaattttaaacaggaTTTCAAGTAggaacacatttttaaataaaaatccatgtaaatttagataaataattaagtcaGTTTATTTTTGGGTTGTCTATAAGCTTTTTTATAAAAGTCCCagaacaaaataaacataaacatatctTGGGGCATTGCTAATGCAATTATCAATTTGGGATAATTGCAGTCCGTTGCCAATAATGCTAAACAACCGTGAAGACCTGTGATAACGAATTGAATCtgtaagaattattttaaacattaatatttattacattagaattaataatataggtgaaCACTAAATCAGTAAAATCGATGTAAtatgttgtacatttttatactttattcaaGTTAAGAAGACAACTCGGTGAATGATTTGTGCATAGTGGCGTGGCTTGTTAATATGTCCGGCGTACAGCCTGTGCGGTACAGCTGATTGTTTTCTCGGTATGGAAGTCAAAGTGTATTACATGAGTAGATGACTACCAATGGATAGTAGGTAAGCAGCGTTCTACCGGGTTGTCTTCTAAATTCTTGACTTGAATAGAGTAGTTATAGTTCGtaacataattacaaatatttcggCGCATATGAATTAtaaccattaaatataataataaacatctcGAATTCCAATCATTTCTACAACaagttatatttacaaaaaaaacattaccaGTTGCAATTGTGTTAAGTATTTCTTCCACCATGCTTTTTTGTATTCTGGTTTCAAAATTGTCAAGAAGTAGTAACTGTACATCACAACGTGAACAAATGCATTGATGGttccaaacaaaataatttgcccTCCTAAATTTCCCAaacatttataagtaaattatttatttttattaacaatatattgatgttattaactataaattatttttacctggATAGAATCTTATTATACCCCAGCTAAACATCAAGACCATTGTATGATGatatatgtgtaaaaatgttACTTGATTTTGCTTTTTACGTAATATGAAGAATatctaaaattacaaataatattttttgtaaataataatgccTACAgatagtgtatacctatattattatcttaggtCTATAATATTACCGTGTCGAGCAAATCTAAGACTTTAGAAAAGAAGTAAACCCAAACAGCacgtattatctataaataacaataatgaatgattttaatttaatttttttttatattcacattttctttacatatattatttagtaaacattaaaaaataatatattataatagtgagtactattatttgttatattatgatatttaaaattgtagaatatttaaatatgtaaatgggATGATCCATTTAACGTAAAATACCAACATTTTGTAGGTAACCATGTACCATTTTTTATagctcattatattatgtaactttaattatcaaaataactaaaattattgttcaaCGTTTCAATACctaatttcatccaaatttaGAATGTCTATGACAAAAATTGTGttgcatattttttagatttttttagtcacaatatgaaataattatgagGAATTTCTGTATAAACTATTATCaatgctataaaaaaataacttaaaacattcaaaatatatttgaaaattaattgtaccatgtataaacaattttaatataaatatttgacgaaaatttacagtatttacagttatttatttcttagcacaaaaattaaaagaaaatcgaTAAATTTCACGATGTTTAGTACACATCGTGTATTTGTGTATAGTGACaatgaaaatgattttacaattggATTTGTACAATGTATTTACTATGTACAGCAACATTACACGtagcatattaaaataatatattaaattatatatatatatatatatatacataggtatgtaaataatattaccccTTTGGATACATCTGTATCGCTATAATCAATTTCAATGCagtttattttgtagttatctCGAAGCCATATTAAACGAAATgcctgaaaatttaaaaacaaaaatttattttaatgttacgagtaaatatctaatttaaagtATAGTACCTTTTATTAATATCCAAAGTAATTTTACCTGAATCAAGGATCGCATGCAATCTTACCCgatataaaacatatactaGTATTATACCCAACATTTTATCATGTTATGAATAGAAATCTTAtgtaaaaacgattttgaaaaaatatatgttagatacataaaaatgatgaattttactctatagatatataaatagtcTGCGTTTATCTATAAGATGGTCTTAAATACTTAAGACCGGGatctataatataactattgatttattatctagatatcaatttcaataaaatttatatcaatagatTCCTCGAGACTCGAAAGGTGTTCAACTCTTTTTTTTCAATCCAAATTATTTGGTATAAGGTGGCTTTCGTATAAATTTCGTTATGGTTCACAAGGTTATTAttggttacaaaaaaaaaaaaaaaattaaaaatggtattaACTAGCCGATCCACCACgcgcttttaaataaaataacataacttttgatttattgtttgttatattaaaatgtacacacaaagccaatgtttataattttgtagtttatgCGAGATAGACTCAAAAACTACTAGActgattttaatgaaatttacagAGATTTTTCTTAGAGATATTAGAAAAGATTAGAAAGTAGTTTGAATCGCGTTAAAAAATAAGCCAAGTGGCAAGTGCTGtacttaattatcattaattattaagtataataataatttataataatatctgtaaaTGCCTTGATTAAGATACGTAGAGCGTTGAAATATGCGATAAATACGAAGTATCTCATTTAAAACTTCGACTGtcttaaaaatgtcaattttaaagaaatcaaaATACTGTAAAGAtcaaagttgttaaaaaaaaataaatcaatccaAATCTAGTGTCCAAAATGGTGGTGGTTcctatttaagaaatttttattttactgcgcATGCgcagataaaaaaaagttaaaaatttaaatttatcaaaaacatatgtatttatattttctgttacctttaaaattgaacacacGGTATAATAGTGCAAAATACACCAATGCCGATTTTCACGCGAActtatatattacactataacTGAGATCCACctatataacactatatttttatgattgttaattttttttttcgggaaAAGTGGGGatatgcaaataaatatttatattattattataaatgttaacaatgtaataaaataaattttaatgtttaccaacatatattatctatgtttacttttattatgtCTACTAGTAACCtagttttagtataaaatacatattgacACTTAGAAGTTTGAATATAGATAACAaatgtcttataaaatattatattacctcttTCACTAGATATGCTGAAAATAAAACTTGAATAACATTGTACACCATTACAATACGATCAACTTTCAATGGGCTACGATATTTCATGAATTTTGGACCAGCTTTTAGAACAAAGTATAGATATGCGATAAGAATGATCAAAACTGGCCACGGAGAATCCATTAACCACATATCTTTAATTCTTgaatctaaattaataatataa includes:
- the LOC132931972 gene encoding mucin-2-like codes for the protein MLTLSYLAWPYLMAVKNKLFPDRKMKEPERKDNEKISANNSNIVEKRSTATTPLQQATELLERSQQLLKAAYAEAAVHATTETAAHATSEAAAHATTEAAAHATTETAAHATTEAAAHATTEAAAHATTEAAAHATSEAAAQSTTEAAAHATTEAAAHATTEARVRRMSMQELLRDPALWVAYTRGWDDCAGKATNVNPKPAVTDRSQSPRRPVQPAGTSRPPPIPQSARLPRPPPQPLMAVLVPRPKFFKPPTPPATRKVNQKSAQRPPTTAPSQNSWQRRNQSRIAEYPGQKKAGKPTTSQQYRLEKPAPSTTQPAPGPKSLVATTTPVPEAKTPEVAMPTGQTEATAISIPVDTKVSPVEKKELLCDMMDVGPPDDVDTVFQITSPDSTTPPRHGYTMHTWYTCL
- the LOC132932285 gene encoding uncharacterized protein LOC132932285 isoform X2, with the protein product MLTLSYLAWPYVIAAKNKLFSDRKMKEPERKDNEKISEDRIDYPVRQLSTETAAHATSEAAAHATTETAGHATSEAAAHATSEAAALSTSEAAAHATLEAAAQSTSEAATHAATEARVRRMCMQELLRDPALWVAYTRGWDDCAGKATNVNPKPAVTDRSQSPRRPVQPAGTSRPPPIPQSARLPRPPPPTANGSTGPTTKIFQTANTARDEESQSKKCPKATDNSAITRLVATPEPVSDCRIPGTEKGRKTHHLPTVPPRKTGTLNHPTGTRPKVAGGNDHACPPDNRRYYSVIDTMITYNTFVSSIILLSSRCTT
- the LOC132932285 gene encoding uncharacterized protein LOC132932285 isoform X1, whose translation is MLTLSYLAWPYVIAAKNKLFSDRKMKEPERKDNEKISVEDRIDYPVRQLSTETAAHATSEAAAHATTETAGHATSEAAAHATSEAAALSTSEAAAHATLEAAAQSTSEAATHAATEARVRRMCMQELLRDPALWVAYTRGWDDCAGKATNVNPKPAVTDRSQSPRRPVQPAGTSRPPPIPQSARLPRPPPPTANGSTGPTTKIFQTANTARDEESQSKKCPKATDNSAITRLVATPEPVSDCRIPGTEKGRKTHHLPTVPPRKTGTLNHPTGTRPKVAGGNDHACPPDNRRYYSVIDTMITYNTFVSSIILLSSRCTT